ctcacctgtctagtttctcctCGGCATGGATCTTCAGGGCATGGTAACGCTGTTCCTCCTTCCTCACCCGGGACAGGTACTCCTGAGCACATTTCTTCAACACCTCCTCATTCTGATGGGGAGACGCACAGCCAGAAAGAGACACACCTGATTTAGGGTTTCAGTACAAAAGACCTCCAATCAactatagcacacacacacacgcacacacacacacacgcacgcacgcacacacgcacgcacgcacacacacgcgcacgcacacgcacacacacacgcacgcatgcacgcacgcacacacgcacgcgcacacacacacacacacacacacacacacagagactgtgtTTGAAAGGTAACACACACCTAGAGACTGTGTTTGAAAGGGTCTCATATGAAGATGCCCCTAAACAGACTCTTTTATCCTAATTTACACTGAGTTCTTATATGATCCCTGTGGAAATTGAATCCACAACATTGCCGTTGCATCTCactcttaccaactgagccatttCAGACCACAAAGGCAGGACTAACAAAGGACCACATCAAACAACCGACTGAAGTCATGAAACCACGATAATGACTTCTGGAATATCGTCATGATCGACATTGACGAACAGACTTCAGTCAAGTGTGTGTATGCAGTCGTCAGaagcacccccaccccccacccacccaccttgcGGTAGCCCTCGAGGACGTCCTTCAGCTTCTCGTATCGTCTGAACagttcagccagactcttctctACTGAGTTGAGGTCTGAAAGAGCCTGGTCTTTCTCTACGGTCAGCTGCTGGATGGTGTGGTGAGACAGAGACTTATCCTTCTGCTCAtcgtctggagggagggaggagagagagaggacagagagagaggacggagagagacaTGAGATGGAGGGACAAAGGttggagagatgagatgaggagagggatggagatagatggagggaggacagagagacaggagagggaggacagagagaggagagagatggagggaggatagagagagaagagggaggatagagagagagaatagggaggaaagagagaggagagggaggatagagagagtagggggaggatagagagaggatagggaggatagagagagaggatagggaggatagagagaggagggggaggatagagagagaggatagggaggatagagagagaggatagggggaggagcggtatggaggaaggatagagagaggagagggaggatagagaaaggagagggaggatagagagagaggatagggaggatagagagagaggatagggaggatagagagagaggattttGGAGAGGAGTGGCAtggaggaaggatagagagaggagagggaggatagagagggagagggaggatagagagagaggatagggaggatagagagagagagggtataggaggatagagagagagggaggaggaggatagagagaggagagggaggatagagagagggagagggaggatagagagagaggagagggagaatagagagagaggagagggaggatagagagaggagagggaggatagagagaggagagggagggatagagagagagagagagggaggatagagagaggagagggaggatagagagaggagagggagaatagagagagaggagagggaggatagagagaggagagggaggatagagagaggagagggagaatagagagagaggatagggatgagagagagaggagagggaggatagagagagaggagagggaggatagagagaggagagggagaatagagagagagggagggaggatagagagagagagagggaggatagagagaggagagggagaatagagagaggagagggaggatagagagaggagaggggaggatagagagaggagagggagaatagagagagaggagagggaggatagagagaggagagggaggatagagagaggagagggagaatagagagagaggatagggatgatagagagaggagagggagaatagagagagagtagaggagagggaggatagagagaggatagggatgatagagagaggagagggagaacacagatTGGATGGTGGTCCTGATTctgcacacacaaatacaaaagACACTAAAacatgcacgcaaacacacacacacacacacacacacacacaaacacacacacacacatgctgtttataccagagtcttatatGTGTCCATTGTCTTAATCTTGTCCAGATTTTGATTGTGCCCACATTGTCCTAACAGATGTCGATGATTAAAAGACCAATTGTGATCCGATCTCCCTGACCCGCCTCCGGAGGCAGTCAGCCAATCATTGTGTATGGACATCTTACACGTGTGTAGTTGGTATACAGAGGGACCAAGAGATCCGGTTACAATGCGGACACAGTAGACGAATATTAGAGACATTTTAATACCATGTGTAATTATAACATATTTtagaaaatgtgggcacaatcagaatgcgGACAAGATCAGGACTAAGGATGCATGTTAGCGCCAAGTATAAATGAGGCTAAACAGAGACACACTGGTAACTACATTCATCGAGAAATGGTAGAGAATGGATTTGACATCAATAAAAGAAAACAACGGAGTAAATTCCTACTCCTACGTATTCCTACATTAGTTAATGACGCATTAGGGACATTTCAGCACGAAGGCAATGTTGATAAAaccctgtgtttctgtgtgaagCATGCAGACAGAACAAACACTGAACGATGAGCGAAATGAACGAGGCCCAAAGGGGGACTTCAGAGAAAAGCAGCAAACTGGGACATTCTGATCCCCCCCAGGTGACCAGGGTTTGTTTGAATTAATACCTGAGTCAGTAGGTGAATCCGACGAGTTTGTTCAGGGCGACAACGACGTAAAACGTCTCCCGAGGAGATGTTTGAAACCCCTTATCGAAACCCCTTATCGAAACCCCCCCCCTTATCGACAAGGAGCTCAAAAAGTATtgtgacagtgacacatttgttgttgttgttgttgtggctcTGATACATTGATACATTGATACATTGATACATTGATACATTGATACATTCATACATTGATACACTGATACATTGATACACAGCGGTGGAAAAGGTACCTAATTGTCATacttaaaagtaaagataccttgatAGAAAATGACCGAAGTAAAAGTacaagtcacccagtaaaatactacttgagtaaaagttttaaagtatttggttttaaagaaaagtatttattcagccaccaacaaattcattaaaaaacttttgttattgaccaaatacttattttccaccataatttgcaaataaattcattaaaaatcctacaatgtgattttctggattttttttctcattttgtctgtcatagttgaagtgtacctatgatgaaaattacaggcctctctcatctttttaagtgggagaacttgcacaattggtggctgactaaatacatttttgccccactgtaaatatacttaagtatcaaaagtaaatgtataaatcatttcaaattccttatattagaCGAACCAGAATTACATATAAATAcaagtcctccagatcagaggcagtagggatgaccagggatggtctctgtttagtgagtcctccagatcagaggcagtagggatgacaagggatgttctctgtttagtgagtctgtcagatcagaggcagtagggatgaccagggatgttctctgtttagtgagtcctccagatcagaggcagtagggatgaccagggatgttctctgtttagtgagtcctccagatcagaggcagtagggatgaccagggatgttctctgtttagtgagtcttccagatcagaggcagtagggatgaccagggatgttctctgtttagtgagtcctccagattagaggcagtaaggatgaccagggatgttctctgtttagtgagtcctccagattagaggcagtaaggatgaccagggatgttctctgtttagtgagtcctccagatcagaggcagtagggatgaccagggatgttctctgtttagtgagtcctccagatcagaagcagtagggatgaccaggggtgttctcttgataagtgcgtgcaTTGGACAATTTTTCTGTCATGCTAATCAAAATAGAAAGAgttcttttgggtgtcaggaaaaatgtatggagtaaaaagtacataattttcttttggaatgtagtgaagtaaaaatatatataaatgtttAGCTTAAAGGTTAGGGACTGAAttagggttaaaggttagggaCTGAATTGTGttgttgtgaatgtgtgtgtgtgtgtgtgtgtgtggtgcgtgtgtggggtgtgtgtgtgtgtgtgtgtgtgtgtgtgtgtgtgtgtgtgtgtgtgtgtgtgtgtgtgtgtgtgtgtgtgtgtgtgtgtgtgtgtgtgtgtgtgtgtgtgtgtgtgtggtgtgtgtgtgtgtgtggtgtgtggtgtgcacttgggagtggtctgagtggggagggtgaaaactgaaaactagctgctattggcagagaggtttggaactctctttcttattggttaATTAACTGTGATGTCACCAGGCCAGAACTCAAAACAGGCTGAATATTTCTTTTCAAAAAGCTCTTACACAAAAAGGACATCATCAGAATTTTCATAATTTCACAATATCACAgtgttgaaatatatatataaaacataggaaaatcacatttttgagtGAAAGGAGCCTTTAAAGGGCCCTGCTTTGCATGTTATCCCATGACAGAAAGGCTTCTTTAAGAAAATCTGGTGCTGTGTGGAAACGAATTAAAGGTATTGTACCACCAGTTGCCTGACAAAGAAATGTTGAAAAGTGAACGACAACAAACAATGTAAAGACAAATGTCACGAGACGAAGagagttttctctctctctctttaacagaCGGATGTGATCTGAAGACACAAGCAACTAATGGGTCGAGTCCTCGATACTCACCTGGCAGCCCTGTTAGAGAGAGTTTACACAATAGGAACAGGCCGAGACGGGAGCAGAAACACAAAATAAGGGGTTGTGTTATAAGTCAAGCTGGGAGGGTGCAGGACACATGAgttgggatcaattccatttcaacaGAAAttccacatttcatgtgtctcaTAATTGAAGAGCATTGGAATAGGAATTTCAACTTACTTCATGAATTGagtgaattgaaatggaattgactccaaccctgccagacaggtgagagagccatttctgagtgtctgagtgatAATGGAGTAGACCCCTCCCCTGGTGCTGTGTGGATACTGGAGTTGACCCCTCCCCTGGTGCTGTGTGGATACTGGAGTTGACCCCTCCCCCTGGTGCTGTGTGGAAAATGGAGTTGACCCCACCCCTGGTGCTTTATGGATAATGGAGTTGACCCCTCCCTGGTACTGTGTGGATAATGGAGTTAATTCACTCCCCTGGTGCTGTGTGGAAATGGAGTTGACCCATTCTCCTGGTGCTGTGTGGATAATGGAGTTGACCCCCCTGGTACTGTGTGGATAATGGAGTTGACCCCACCCCTGATGCTATAAGGATAATGGAGTTGACCCCTCCCCTGGTGCTGTGTGGAAAATGGAGTTGACCCCTCCCCTGGTGCTGTGTGGATAATGGAGTTGACCCCTCCCTGGTACTGTGTGGATAATGGAGTTGACCCCTCCCCTGGTGCTGTGTTGAAAATGGAGTTGACCCCTCCCCTGGTGCTGTGTGGATAATAGAGTTGACCCCTCCCTGGTACTGTGTGGATAATGGAGTTGACCCCACCCCTGGTGCTATAAGGATAATGGAGTTGACCCCTCCCTGGTGCCATATGGACAATGGAGTTAACTCCTCCCCTGGTCCTGTGGGAATAATGGAGTTGACCCCACTACCTGGTGCTGTGTGAATAATGGAGTTGACCCCTCCCCCGGTGCTGTGTGTATAATGGAGTTGACCACTCCCCTGCTGCTGTATG
This sequence is a window from Oncorhynchus masou masou isolate Uvic2021 unplaced genomic scaffold, UVic_Omas_1.1 unplaced_scaffold_2994, whole genome shotgun sequence. Protein-coding genes within it:
- the LOC135534095 gene encoding transforming acidic coiled-coil-containing protein 2-like, giving the protein RIVSEYERTIAQMIDDEQKDKSLSHHTIQQLTVEKDQALSDLNSVEKSLAELFRRYEKLKDVLEGYRKNEEVLKKCAQEYLSRVRKEEQRYHALKIHAEEKLDRANSGIAQVRMRARQETAAYQASLRKENMKVDSLERTLEQKNKEIEELTKICDELIAKMGKS